Proteins from one Rhizobium sp. CB3090 genomic window:
- a CDS encoding sarcosine oxidase subunit gamma family protein, whose amino-acid sequence MSEFRVTLRPALAGRPPIARSGVYIEALPEGTVLHLLANTSFTTMPALDTEAKAAGLSLRTLSPGQWFAVGTTPFPFAELNELKAILKPKADIVDQSHGRVRTAIRGHMATRVLAKGSAVDFALAEFAVGQSTTTLIGHIAVHLTRTEEEAFELIVLRGFAESLWDDLAQMSVEFS is encoded by the coding sequence ATGTCCGAATTCCGCGTCACGCTTCGCCCCGCATTGGCTGGCCGACCGCCGATCGCCCGATCTGGCGTGTATATCGAAGCGCTCCCTGAAGGAACGGTTCTGCATCTGCTGGCGAATACGTCTTTCACAACCATGCCCGCACTCGATACAGAAGCCAAAGCAGCAGGTCTCTCGCTACGCACTTTGTCTCCAGGGCAATGGTTTGCGGTCGGCACCACACCGTTCCCGTTTGCCGAACTGAACGAGCTGAAGGCGATATTGAAACCCAAAGCAGATATAGTGGATCAGAGCCATGGGCGCGTGCGGACTGCCATCCGCGGTCACATGGCAACGCGTGTTCTCGCGAAGGGCAGTGCTGTGGATTTTGCACTCGCCGAATTTGCCGTTGGACAGTCAACGACGACCCTCATCGGTCATATTGCCGTACATCTGACGCGTACCGAGGAAGAGGCGTTCGAACTGATCGTACTCCGGGGTTTTGCCGAAAGTCTTTGGGACGATCTGGCGCAGATGAGCGTGGAGTTCAGCTAA
- a CDS encoding GntR family transcriptional regulator: MNSTVDALQTTSDSTETGAQQIRDAIREAIVERRLSPGTKLSESDVGNLFNVSRTLARAALQALSYEGLVNVEKNRGAFVAYPSPDEARQIFAARRLVEPGILSEAARRITPSEVQHLKQLLLEEGRLMNERGQSARRAEIKASGDFHLMLASISGNLIMQRFMEELIARSSLVIALYGQSSVSSCGHAEHGDIIAAIERNDIETARHLMLHHISHIEADLDLRERKGFGLKEAFEP; encoded by the coding sequence ATGAACTCTACAGTCGACGCGCTTCAGACAACCTCCGATTCCACTGAAACCGGCGCTCAGCAGATCCGCGATGCCATTCGCGAAGCGATCGTCGAGCGCAGGCTTTCGCCGGGCACGAAGCTTTCGGAAAGCGATGTCGGCAATCTGTTCAATGTCAGCCGGACGCTGGCGCGCGCCGCCTTGCAGGCCCTTTCCTATGAAGGACTTGTCAATGTCGAGAAGAACCGGGGCGCTTTCGTAGCCTATCCTTCGCCAGACGAAGCCCGCCAGATCTTCGCTGCCCGTCGTCTGGTGGAGCCCGGGATTCTCAGCGAAGCGGCAAGGAGGATCACGCCTTCGGAGGTTCAGCACCTGAAACAGCTTCTGCTTGAGGAAGGCCGGCTGATGAACGAGCGCGGCCAGTCCGCACGCCGCGCCGAGATCAAGGCTTCGGGCGACTTCCATCTCATGCTTGCCTCGATCTCCGGCAATTTGATCATGCAGCGCTTCATGGAGGAGCTCATCGCACGTTCGTCGCTCGTGATCGCACTCTATGGCCAGTCAAGTGTGTCGAGCTGCGGCCATGCGGAACATGGCGACATCATCGCGGCCATCGAGCGCAACGATATCGAGACAGCGCGCCATCTCATGCTCCACCATATTTCGCACATCGAGGCGGATCTCGATCTGCGGGAGCGCAAGGGCTTCGGTCTGAAGGAAGCCTTCGAGCCTTAG
- a CDS encoding ABC transporter ATP-binding protein, giving the protein MSKAAEIDIASVSKVYGTTTAVHAISLKIPAGSYCCFLGPSGCGKTSTLRMIAGHESISSGDIRLGNTVVTDFPPAKRGTAMMFQSYALFPHLDLIDNVAFSLKMKGVDKDERRAKALDMLKLMQMEAYATRRPAQLSGGQQQRVALARALITDPEALLLDEPLSALDPFLKIRMRAELKKLQKTLGITFVHVTHSQEEAMALADIIVIMNDGRIEQAAAPRQVFERPATAFVARFMGDHNVLSGRVASSEDGVLTMTVPEGQTFSVRGSGREVGETIDIGIRTDRVRLEEASEKALGFNGIVSNIEYRGASVKITVIGAGSDDFTVIASDGDYFTKPVSVGDAVSLSWALEDAILLGRASA; this is encoded by the coding sequence ATGTCGAAAGCGGCAGAGATCGATATAGCATCCGTTTCGAAGGTCTACGGTACGACGACTGCCGTGCATGCGATCAGCCTGAAGATTCCGGCCGGCTCCTATTGCTGCTTTCTAGGACCTTCCGGCTGCGGCAAGACATCGACCCTTCGCATGATTGCGGGTCATGAAAGTATTTCATCGGGCGATATCCGTCTTGGAAACACCGTCGTCACCGATTTCCCGCCGGCCAAGCGTGGCACCGCGATGATGTTCCAGTCCTACGCGCTCTTTCCCCATCTCGATCTCATCGACAACGTCGCTTTCAGCCTGAAGATGAAGGGCGTCGACAAGGACGAGCGCCGGGCCAAGGCGCTAGACATGCTGAAGCTGATGCAGATGGAGGCCTATGCCACGCGGCGTCCCGCGCAGCTTTCCGGCGGGCAGCAGCAACGTGTGGCGCTCGCTCGCGCGCTGATTACGGACCCCGAGGCCTTGCTGCTCGACGAGCCGCTGTCGGCGCTCGATCCATTCCTGAAGATCCGCATGCGCGCCGAGCTGAAGAAGCTGCAGAAGACGCTCGGAATCACCTTCGTACACGTGACGCACAGCCAGGAAGAGGCCATGGCGCTCGCCGATATCATCGTCATCATGAACGATGGCAGGATCGAGCAGGCGGCTGCGCCGCGTCAAGTCTTCGAGCGTCCGGCGACGGCTTTTGTCGCCCGATTCATGGGCGATCACAACGTACTCTCTGGCCGGGTTGCGTCTAGCGAGGATGGCGTTCTGACGATGACAGTGCCCGAGGGGCAGACATTTTCCGTGCGCGGAAGCGGCAGGGAGGTGGGCGAGACCATCGATATCGGCATCCGCACCGACCGCGTGCGCCTTGAGGAGGCCTCCGAAAAGGCCCTCGGCTTCAATGGCATCGTCTCCAACATCGAATATCGCGGCGCGTCGGTGAAGATCACCGTCATCGGCGCGGGCAGCGATGACTTCACGGTCATTGCCAGCGACGGCGATTATTTCACCAAACCCGTATCGGTCGGCGATGCGGTGTCTTTGAGCTGGGCCTTGGAGGACGCAATCCTCCTTGGTCGGGCCTCCGCATGA